CCAGGACGGCCGGGAAGACCCGGTCCTCGATGGCGCCGACGGTAATCTCCAGGGGCAGGTCCTCGTGGATCTTGCCCACTTCCGACTCGTCCACCTTCCCTTCGAAAATCATCTTGTCGATATCCGCGATGGCCGCTATGGTGGTCCCTTCGTTGAAGGTATTCGCCTCGATAACCTGGTTGCCGACCTCCACGGGTACTTCCAGGACCATGCCGCTTACCGTGGCGCGGATCAGCGTGTTGGCCGCACTGCTCAGCCCGCTGGTGGTACCGGTACGCACAATGTCGTACCGCTTGTTGGCTGCAGAGTACGCCTGTTTGGCCTGGTCGTAACTCACCTGGGCCCGGTCCAGGTCGGCCTGGGAAATGACCCCTTTCTCAAACAGGGTCTGCTGGCGGGAGAAATTGCGGCGCTGGTCGTCCAGGGTAATCTTGGCGTCCTCTATGGCGTTCTTGGCGTCGTTCAGGGCGCTCAGGTTCGGGACTACCTTGAGTTTGGCGATCAGGTCGCCGGATTTGACAAAGTCGCCGCCTTCCACGTAGATCTCCTCGATCACCCCGGAGATGTTCGGTTTGATAAGGACTTCCTCCAGGGGCAGGATGCTGCCCGTGGCCACGGTTTTCTTGATGATGTTCTGGCGGCTCGGCTTTTCGGTCTGGTAGACCACCGGGTCCTCCGCGTTCTTTTTATAGAGGTAATACATGGACCCCCCAAAGGTCAGGGCGATCACAACGAGGATTACAACAGTTACTGACTTTTTCATATGGCTCAATTATTTGACTTCAGAATTCTTCGTGTTATTGATGGTTTTTTGTTATTCAAGAGGTTATTCCGTCCGCAGGGCATCGATGGGCTTTACGCGGATGGCGCTCTGGGCCGGGATGAAACCG
This genomic window from Robiginitalea biformata HTCC2501 contains:
- a CDS encoding efflux RND transporter periplasmic adaptor subunit — translated: MKKSVTVVILVVIALTFGGSMYYLYKKNAEDPVVYQTEKPSRQNIIKKTVATGSILPLEEVLIKPNISGVIEEIYVEGGDFVKSGDLIAKLKVVPNLSALNDAKNAIEDAKITLDDQRRNFSRQQTLFEKGVISQADLDRAQVSYDQAKQAYSAANKRYDIVRTGTTSGLSSAANTLIRATVSGMVLEVPVEVGNQVIEANTFNEGTTIAAIADIDKMIFEGKVDESEVGKIHEDLPLEITVGAIEDRVFPAVLDYIAPKGNEENGAIQFEIKGTLTKRDSTFIRAGLSANASIILDRADSVIAVKEALVQFDPETKQPYVEVETGQQQFERRDLELGISDGIWVEVRSGLEEDASIKVWNAISPSESGA